From Huiozyma naganishii CBS 8797 chromosome 11, complete genome, a single genomic window includes:
- the TNA1 gene encoding Tna1p (similar to Saccharomyces cerevisiae TNA1 (YGR260W); ancestral locus Anc_5.50) — protein sequence MVAIVNRLVDKMTFSSDDKVVPNQVSFSEVDSTEEIHRRRGSVTEKKNVDEGSQRELIATSSCTDDDTLPSIAHPMEKRILKKMDMYLIPLMGALYFLSNLDKSNIGNAEVAGLSKDLELKGKEYNVCVTVFFGTYILFDPIGANLLKIMGPPMMMSLCLLSFGAISLCTAWVKNYPQLLVVRLLLGAFEGMIYPAINMYLSVLYRREQYAMRFAFIFSAACLSSSFGGLISYGCSKINGSLNAWQYIYIVEGAISIGFVPFYVFGLSNKLEDTWCFTKEEKEYIVERYKTMSTFNPDEKFEWFQVKLALKDIKTWVSAVALFGIDLTTFGLTVFLPIIITSMGFTNVRAQLMTVPVYFLTAITFFICAVWSDRIRLRSPFIMGACLTTCIGISIVLGSQKHAVRYFGVYILCMGIYVNAAVNCLWLSGNNGNYFKRATALGVNLFLGSGSGLVSGQIFLKGDKPRYIKGLSISLAFQFSSLVLTFVQFLLYRRENIKKQKIIDRCRELDQPIPYNERLSDLNPEFKYMY from the coding sequence ATGGTCGCTATTGTGAATCGTTTGGTGGACAAAATGACGTTTTCGTCAGACGACAAGGTCGTCCCCAACCAGGTCTCATTCTCCGAGGTAGATTCGACGGAGGAGATCCACCGCCGTCGTGGGTCTGTTacagaaaagaagaacgtTGATGAAGGTTCCCAGAGAGAATTAATAGCTACAAGTTCGTGCACAGATGACGATACTCTACCTTCAATCGCACATCCTATGGAAAAACgtatcttgaagaagatggaTATGTATCTGATACCGCTTATGGGAGCGTTGTATTTTCTGTCTAACTTGGATAAGTCCAACATTGGTAACGCTGAAGTTGCAGGGCTGTCAAAGGACTTGGAACTGAAGGGGAAAGAATACAACGTCTGTGTTACTGTATTCTTCGGGACGTACATTCTGTTCGACCCTATCGGAGCCAACCTCTTGAAGATCATGGGCCCACCCATGATGATGTCTCTCTGTCTGCTTTCGTTTGGTGCTATATCCCTGTGTACCGCTTGGGTTAAGAACTACCCACAACTTTTGGTGGTGCGGTTGCTGTTGGGTGCATTCGAAGGTATGATCTACCCTGCCATTAACATGTACCTCTCCGTGCTatacagaagagaacagTACGCAATGAGGTTTGCTTTCATCTTTAGTGCGGCGTGTctgtcgtcgtcgttcgGTGGGTTGATATCGTATGGTTGCTCTAAGATTAACGGCAGTTTAAATGCGTGGCAGTACATTTACATCGTTGAAGGTGCTATCTCCATCGGGTTTGTGCCATTTTATGTCTTCGGATTAAGCAATAAATTGGAGGACACCTGGTGCTTTACCaaggaggaaaaagaatacaTCGTGGAAAGATACAAGACGATGAGCACTTTCAACCCAgatgaaaagtttgaatGGTTCCAGGTGAAACTAGCGCTAAAAGATATAAAGACATGGGTTTCGGCGGTCGCACTTTTCGGTATTGACTTGACTACCTTCGGTCTAACCGTGTTCCTCCCCATTATCATTACGTCAATGGGATTCACCAATGTAAGAGCCCAATTAATGACAGTGCCAGTATACTTCCTTACTGCCATTACCTTTTTCATTTGTGCCGTGTGGTCAGATAGAATCAGACTTAGATCGCCGTTTATCATGGGGGCATGTTTGACCACATGTATCGGTATTTCCATTGTTTTGGGTTCACAAAAACATGCGGTGAGATACTTTGGTGTCTACATCCTTTGTATGGGAATTTACGTTAACGCGGCGGTCAACTGTTTGTGGCTGAGCGGTAATAACGGGAACTATTTTAAAAGGGCCACCGCCCTTGGGGTCAACCTATTTTTGGGTTCCGGATCAGGGCTGGTCTCTGGTCAGATCTTTCTAAAGGGAGATAAACCAAGGTACATCAAAGGTCTTTCAATTTCACTCGCCTTCCaattttcctctttggttttgacgtttgttcaatttctaCTTTACAGGAGAGAAAACAtcaagaagcaaaaaattatCGACCGTTGCAGAGAATTGGACCAGCCAATACCTTACAACGAGAGGTTGAGTGACCTAAATCCAGAATTTAAGTACATGTATTGA